The following are from one region of the Hymenobacter sp. YIM 151858-1 genome:
- a CDS encoding zinc-dependent metalloprotease: MKMTKWFTPVAVAAIALSTLAGCSKDEVKVKDQVSEETLGQIRAMGLTATGAQKVDGGYLVEGDIFLTDADLQNPTAPQLLRVGNAEQYRTTNLVKGLPRTITVSISGQLPSTYVAGLDEAIRRYNAENLQLTFARVSGGADIAIVRGTGSYLASAGFPTSAGDPHNQVKVNSRAIGTNPAVGYLATILAHEIGHCIGLRHTDYMDRSYSCGGSTANEGASTVGAIHIPGTPTTADPGSFMLACIGSGQNRNFNNNDKTALNYLY, translated from the coding sequence ATGAAAATGACGAAATGGTTTACCCCCGTGGCCGTAGCGGCCATAGCCCTAAGCACGTTGGCCGGCTGCTCGAAGGACGAAGTGAAGGTGAAAGACCAGGTATCGGAAGAAACCCTAGGTCAGATTCGGGCCATGGGCCTCACGGCTACCGGTGCCCAGAAAGTAGACGGCGGCTACCTGGTGGAGGGCGACATTTTCCTGACCGACGCCGACCTGCAGAACCCCACCGCGCCGCAGCTGCTGCGCGTGGGCAACGCCGAGCAGTACCGCACCACCAACCTCGTGAAAGGCCTGCCGCGCACGATTACGGTGAGCATTTCGGGCCAGCTGCCCAGCACGTACGTAGCGGGCCTCGACGAAGCCATTCGCCGCTACAACGCCGAAAACCTGCAGCTAACCTTCGCCCGCGTATCGGGCGGTGCCGACATTGCCATTGTGCGTGGCACGGGCTCGTACCTGGCCTCGGCGGGCTTCCCTACCTCGGCCGGCGACCCGCACAACCAGGTGAAGGTGAACTCGCGCGCCATTGGCACCAACCCGGCTGTTGGGTACCTGGCCACGATTCTGGCGCACGAAATCGGCCACTGCATCGGTCTCCGCCACACCGACTATATGGACCGCTCCTACAGCTGCGGCGGCTCCACGGCTAACGAAGGCGCCAGCACCGTGGGCGCTATCCACATTCCGGGCACGCCCACCACAGCCGACCCCGGCTCGTTCATGCTCGCCTGCATCGGCTCGGGCCAGAACCGCAACTTCAACAACAACGACAAAACCGCCCTTAACTACCTGTACTAA
- a CDS encoding zinc-dependent metalloprotease, which yields MKKLFTPLVVAAVALASFSSCSKDDVKVKDQVSEETLAQIKAMGFTAAGAQKVEGGYLVEGDILLTEAELQNPRTPQLLRTGNAEQYRTTNLVNVGSGRVITVSISSQLPASYVAGLDEAIARYNAQNLLISFQRVSANADIALVRGNGSYLASAGFPTAAGDPHNQVKVNSTAIGKTPNTNYLATILAHEIGHCIGFRHTDYMDRSYSCGGSYTNEGASTVGAILIPGTPTTADPGSFMLACIGSGQNRYFNNNDITALNYLY from the coding sequence ATGAAAAAGCTGTTTACCCCGCTCGTAGTAGCTGCTGTTGCGCTTGCCTCTTTCTCGAGCTGCTCTAAGGACGACGTAAAAGTGAAAGACCAGGTATCGGAAGAAACCCTGGCTCAGATTAAGGCCATGGGCTTTACGGCCGCCGGCGCCCAGAAAGTAGAAGGTGGTTACTTGGTGGAAGGCGACATTTTGCTGACCGAGGCTGAGTTGCAAAACCCGCGCACCCCGCAGTTGCTGCGCACCGGCAACGCCGAGCAGTACCGCACCACCAACCTGGTAAACGTTGGGTCGGGCCGGGTAATTACGGTAAGCATTTCGAGCCAGCTGCCCGCCTCGTACGTGGCCGGCCTCGACGAAGCCATTGCCCGCTACAACGCACAAAACCTGCTGATTTCGTTCCAGCGCGTATCGGCCAATGCTGACATTGCTCTGGTGCGCGGCAACGGCTCGTACCTGGCCTCGGCGGGCTTCCCCACCGCGGCCGGCGACCCGCACAACCAGGTGAAGGTGAACTCGACGGCCATCGGCAAAACGCCGAATACCAACTACCTGGCTACCATTCTGGCGCACGAAATCGGCCACTGCATTGGTTTCCGCCACACCGACTACATGGACCGCTCCTACAGCTGCGGTGGCTCGTACACCAACGAGGGCGCCAGCACCGTGGGCGCTATCCTTATCCCCGGCACGCCCACCACGGCCGACCCCGGCTCGTTCATGCTCGCCTGCATCGGCTCGGGCCAGAATCGTTACTTCAACAACAACGACATCACGGCGCTTAACTACCTGTACTAA
- a CDS encoding zinc-dependent metalloprotease, producing the protein MKFTKVLSTVAVCAFSALALSSCSKEENVQVKDKVSEEAMGQIRALGFTATGAQKVDGGYLVEGDILLTEADLNSTPDHQILRVADVEQYRTNNLVSVGSGRTINVAISSSLPSSYVTALDEAIRRYNAENLLIRFRRVSSSYNILLTPAPSGSSYLASAGFPSGGNPFNSIKVNSAYLGSNPGTNYLATILAHEIGHCIGFRHTDYMDRSYSCGGAYTNEGASTVGAVHIPGTPTTAEPNSWMLACVGSGVNRPFDAYDRTALNYLY; encoded by the coding sequence ATGAAGTTTACTAAAGTACTTTCGACCGTAGCCGTATGCGCCTTCTCGGCCCTGGCCTTGTCCAGCTGCTCCAAGGAGGAAAATGTTCAAGTTAAGGACAAGGTTTCCGAAGAAGCCATGGGCCAAATCCGCGCCCTGGGCTTTACGGCTACCGGTGCCCAGAAAGTGGACGGCGGCTACTTGGTTGAAGGCGACATTTTGCTGACCGAGGCTGACCTGAACAGCACGCCCGACCACCAAATCCTGCGTGTGGCCGATGTGGAGCAGTACCGCACCAACAACCTGGTGAGCGTAGGCTCGGGCCGTACCATCAACGTGGCTATTTCCAGCTCGCTGCCTTCGTCGTACGTTACCGCTCTCGACGAGGCCATCCGTCGTTACAACGCCGAAAACCTGCTGATCCGCTTCCGTCGCGTGTCGTCGAGCTACAACATCCTGCTAACCCCGGCTCCGAGCGGTTCGAGCTACCTGGCTTCAGCCGGCTTCCCTTCGGGTGGCAACCCCTTCAACAGCATCAAGGTGAACTCCGCTTACCTGGGCTCTAACCCCGGTACCAACTACCTGGCTACCATTCTGGCGCACGAAATCGGCCACTGCATCGGTTTCCGCCACACCGACTACATGGACCGCTCCTACAGCTGCGGCGGTGCCTACACCAACGAAGGCGCCAGCACCGTGGGCGCTGTGCACATCCCCGGCACGCCCACCACGGCCGAGCCGAATTCGTGGATGCTCGCTTGCGTTGGCTCGGGTGTTAACCGTCCGTTCGACGCTTACGACCGCACGGCCCTCAACTACCTGTACTAG
- a CDS encoding PSP1 domain-containing protein: MFDWLQDLDLPVDFKEFDIVEIRFKGGRKEFFRNASRLPLVTGDAVVVEAGGNGWHLGYVSLKGELVRLQMRKKKVEPDNKDLRNILRVATEQDVERYEAACNLELGTMFKARSVVDELQLKMKLSDVEYQADRTRATFYYSAEDRVDFRDLIKRLAEEFRVRVEMRQISLRHEAGRLGGIGSCGRELCCSTWLTEFKSVSTTAARYQNLSLNPAKLSGQCGRLKCCLNYELDTYLDALRDIPQVSKPLQTQQGDAFLQKTDIFKKRMWFAFRGDNNWVMLSTDRVKEIQLLNKAGEKPDTLQPPIVEPAPVLSVQEHVEGSLDRLDDKMKSGKRNKRKKKKEKTGPAPASVVQPKPTATVPKDALRPRNEPKPGPGSGEPGGTISAPVEGEGGPGRHNRSGRRGRNMSTDAPRADRPTPRFDPRFRQAPAPGDGPAAGSASSPDSAGGGEGRSGRNGRSRRGGRRHGGGGSGDSAASNNPPAAS, encoded by the coding sequence GTGTTCGACTGGTTGCAGGACCTAGACCTGCCCGTCGACTTCAAAGAGTTTGATATAGTTGAAATCCGCTTTAAAGGCGGACGCAAAGAGTTTTTCCGCAACGCAAGCCGCCTGCCCCTGGTAACCGGCGACGCTGTGGTGGTGGAGGCCGGCGGCAATGGCTGGCACCTAGGCTACGTGTCGCTGAAAGGGGAGCTGGTGCGCCTGCAAATGCGCAAGAAGAAAGTAGAGCCCGATAACAAGGACCTGCGAAACATCCTGCGCGTGGCCACCGAGCAAGATGTGGAGCGCTACGAAGCGGCCTGCAATCTGGAGCTGGGCACCATGTTTAAGGCCCGCTCGGTGGTTGATGAGCTGCAGCTGAAGATGAAGCTCTCCGACGTGGAGTACCAAGCCGACCGTACCCGCGCCACCTTTTACTACTCGGCCGAAGACCGCGTCGATTTCCGCGACCTGATTAAGCGCCTGGCCGAAGAGTTTCGGGTGCGCGTGGAAATGCGCCAGATTTCGTTGCGCCACGAGGCGGGCCGCCTGGGCGGCATCGGCTCGTGCGGGCGCGAGCTGTGCTGCTCTACCTGGCTTACCGAGTTCAAGAGCGTGAGCACCACGGCCGCGCGCTACCAGAATCTTAGCCTGAATCCGGCTAAGCTCTCGGGGCAGTGCGGCCGCCTGAAGTGCTGCCTGAACTACGAGCTGGATACTTACCTCGACGCGCTACGCGACATTCCGCAGGTATCGAAGCCCCTGCAAACGCAGCAGGGCGACGCCTTTCTGCAGAAGACCGACATCTTCAAGAAGCGCATGTGGTTTGCCTTTCGGGGCGACAACAACTGGGTAATGCTCTCAACCGACCGCGTAAAGGAAATTCAGCTCCTGAACAAGGCCGGCGAAAAGCCCGATACCCTACAGCCGCCGATAGTGGAGCCCGCGCCCGTGCTGAGCGTGCAGGAGCACGTAGAAGGCTCGCTCGACCGCCTCGACGACAAGATGAAGTCGGGCAAGCGAAACAAGCGCAAAAAGAAAAAGGAGAAAACGGGCCCGGCACCGGCCTCGGTGGTGCAGCCCAAGCCTACGGCCACCGTGCCCAAGGATGCCTTGCGCCCCCGCAACGAGCCGAAGCCCGGCCCTGGCTCGGGTGAGCCGGGCGGCACCATTTCGGCGCCCGTTGAAGGCGAGGGCGGCCCCGGCCGCCACAACCGCTCGGGCCGCCGCGGCCGCAACATGAGCACCGATGCCCCGCGGGCCGACCGGCCCACGCCGCGCTTCGATCCGCGTTTCCGGCAGGCGCCGGCTCCCGGCGACGGGCCTGCCGCTGGCAGCGCCAGTAGCCCCGACTCGGCGGGCGGTGGCGAAGGCCGCTCGGGCCGCAACGGCCGTTCGCGCCGCGGCGGACGCCGGCACGGCGGGGGCGGATCGGGCGATAGTGCCGCTTCCAATAACCCACCTGCTGCCTCTTAA
- a CDS encoding gliding motility lipoprotein GldH has protein sequence MLHRSLLRVALGALLLPALAACDGNRVYETNVDLPDYAWSVQNKPAFQFDIQDTTQRYNVYFNIRNASMYGYYNLYVKHTLTGPGGPVGKPLLHQMILMDPKTGEPRGNGTGDIFDHQFLALPQQRFARPGSYRLVLEQYMRQDVLPGIMAVGVRVEKATASSPD, from the coding sequence ATGCTCCACCGCTCTCTGCTGCGTGTTGCCCTAGGTGCGTTGCTGTTGCCGGCACTGGCTGCCTGCGACGGCAACCGCGTGTACGAAACCAACGTGGACCTGCCCGACTACGCGTGGTCGGTGCAGAATAAGCCCGCGTTTCAGTTCGATATTCAGGACACTACGCAGCGCTACAACGTGTACTTCAACATCCGCAACGCCTCCATGTACGGCTACTACAACCTGTACGTGAAGCACACGCTTACCGGGCCGGGGGGCCCGGTGGGCAAGCCGCTGTTGCACCAGATGATTTTGATGGACCCCAAAACCGGTGAGCCCCGTGGCAACGGCACCGGCGACATCTTCGACCACCAGTTTCTGGCCTTGCCCCAGCAGCGCTTTGCGCGCCCCGGCTCTTACCGGTTGGTGCTGGAGCAGTATATGCGGCAAGACGTGCTGCCGGGCATTATGGCCGTGGGCGTGCGCGTTGAAAAAGCTACCGCCAGCAGCCCCGATTAG
- a CDS encoding SDR family oxidoreductase has protein sequence MAETILVTGATGTVGSELVRALITRGAHTRAAVHSIIKGDRLRHFNPEIQLVEVDYHRPATLPVAFTGVDRVFLLTPFSDDQLAINEQLVEAAKAAGVKQVVRLSAAGADAEPGIQLGRWHRQMEQYLAQSGLSYTVLRPTSFMQNFVNYQGQSIREQGAIYLPLGEGRMSYIDAFDIAEVAATILTDPDVARHHGQAYTLTGPQALGHAEIASIIGQATGRPVQYVDVPEHAARQAMQGAPQWMVDSMMELNALGKAGHLAGTTSAVEQLTGRPPRTFQEFAQEHRHAFVAE, from the coding sequence ATGGCTGAAACCATTCTTGTAACGGGCGCCACCGGCACCGTTGGCTCCGAGCTTGTTCGGGCCCTGATCACCCGCGGCGCCCATACCCGGGCGGCGGTGCACTCCATCATCAAAGGCGACCGGCTGCGCCACTTCAACCCCGAAATACAACTGGTGGAGGTGGATTACCACCGGCCGGCTACCCTGCCCGTGGCCTTTACCGGCGTAGACCGGGTGTTTCTGCTCACGCCGTTTTCCGATGATCAGCTGGCCATCAACGAGCAGCTGGTGGAGGCCGCCAAGGCCGCCGGCGTGAAGCAGGTGGTGCGCCTCTCGGCCGCCGGGGCCGACGCGGAACCGGGCATTCAGCTGGGGCGCTGGCACCGCCAGATGGAGCAGTACCTCGCGCAAAGCGGCCTTTCGTACACGGTGCTGCGGCCCACCAGCTTCATGCAAAACTTCGTGAACTACCAGGGCCAGAGCATTCGGGAGCAAGGCGCCATCTACCTGCCCTTGGGCGAGGGCCGCATGAGCTACATCGATGCCTTCGACATTGCCGAAGTGGCTGCCACCATCCTCACCGACCCCGACGTGGCCCGGCACCACGGCCAGGCCTACACCCTTACCGGGCCCCAAGCCCTAGGTCATGCCGAAATAGCGAGCATCATCGGGCAAGCCACGGGCCGCCCGGTGCAGTACGTTGATGTGCCCGAACACGCCGCCCGCCAAGCCATGCAAGGCGCCCCGCAATGGATGGTTGACAGCATGATGGAGCTGAACGCCCTAGGTAAGGCGGGCCACCTGGCTGGCACTACCTCCGCCGTGGAGCAGCTCACGGGTCGCCCGCCGCGCACCTTTCAGGAGTTTGCGCAGGAGCACCGACACGCGTTTGTGGCTGAATGA
- a CDS encoding phosphatase PAP2 family protein, translating into MLLLSFALLVATPDSARLPDSAHVRPAETVMAPAAAAPARSRFISKLVVPAALLGYGALTVNKHANASAPNYHLRDELNEQFPRFRTRLDDYSRHAPLVAAYALPLAGLKGRYNAVDFTLLYAGAYLLNTTLTSQAKRLVGECRPGNAADHSSFPSAHTSQAFLTATLLHEQYRGQSPWIGIGGYAVATATGAMRMLNDKHWLSDVAAGAGLGVLSAEVAWRVYPWLRQRISAPFARRLMLMPVAGPRMGGVAIALRP; encoded by the coding sequence GTGCTTCTGCTCTCGTTTGCCCTGCTTGTGGCCACCCCCGATAGTGCCCGCCTGCCCGATTCTGCCCACGTAAGGCCCGCCGAAACGGTTATGGCACCTGCGGCTGCTGCACCCGCGCGTTCTAGGTTTATTTCAAAACTGGTTGTGCCGGCCGCTCTGCTGGGCTACGGGGCCCTTACCGTAAACAAGCACGCCAACGCCAGCGCCCCGAACTACCACCTGCGCGACGAGCTTAACGAGCAGTTTCCGCGCTTTCGCACCCGCCTCGATGATTACTCGCGCCATGCGCCGCTGGTGGCAGCCTATGCGCTGCCGCTGGCAGGCCTGAAAGGCCGTTACAACGCCGTCGATTTTACCCTGCTGTACGCCGGAGCCTATTTGCTTAACACCACGCTCACCAGCCAAGCCAAGCGCCTGGTAGGCGAATGCCGCCCCGGCAATGCTGCCGACCACAGCTCTTTCCCGTCGGCGCACACCAGCCAGGCTTTCCTGACGGCTACGCTGCTGCACGAGCAATACCGCGGCCAAAGCCCCTGGATCGGCATCGGCGGCTATGCCGTAGCTACGGCCACCGGGGCCATGCGCATGCTCAACGACAAGCACTGGCTCTCGGATGTAGCGGCCGGTGCGGGGCTGGGGGTGCTGTCGGCGGAGGTGGCGTGGCGCGTGTACCCGTGGCTGCGGCAGCGCATTTCGGCCCCGTTTGCCCGCAGGCTCATGCTGATGCCCGTGGCCGGACCGCGCATGGGCGGCGTGGCCATTGCGCTGCGCCCCTAG
- a CDS encoding ComEA family DNA-binding protein, with protein sequence MLHSLRRFVRRHFGFSRAETNGFALLLLLMLALLAAPALLRPALPRYNPAADRRQLDQLAAELAAARPANAPRRRYPARPGYARVPRIALAPFDPNTIDETGWQARGLPRFLAERLVKYRNAIGGFKAKEQLRRAYGLHDSTYQRLAPYLLLPEQLPPREQRAFASRYPERPFTDPKVAGFPRKPRNLQPFDLNTADTTQLMQIRGIGRKLSARVVEYRERLGGFISPGQAAEIYSLRDAPDLVDSLRKYTYVAPSYQPAPIDINNGSFEEISQHPYLGKRLARIIVAYRNQHGPFRSPDDLRKIRILDEATYQKLLPYVRL encoded by the coding sequence GTGCTCCATTCGCTCCGCCGCTTTGTGCGCCGCCATTTTGGGTTTTCGCGGGCCGAAACCAACGGTTTTGCGCTGCTGCTCCTGCTGATGCTCGCCTTGCTGGCCGCCCCGGCGCTACTCCGGCCGGCCCTCCCCCGCTACAACCCCGCCGCCGACCGCCGGCAGCTCGACCAACTAGCCGCGGAGCTGGCCGCCGCCCGGCCGGCCAATGCACCTAGGCGCCGCTACCCCGCGCGGCCCGGCTACGCCCGCGTGCCCCGCATTGCGCTGGCGCCCTTCGACCCCAACACCATCGACGAAACCGGCTGGCAGGCCCGCGGGCTGCCGCGCTTTTTGGCCGAACGCCTGGTGAAGTACCGCAACGCCATTGGCGGCTTCAAGGCCAAGGAGCAACTTCGCCGCGCCTACGGCCTGCACGACAGCACCTACCAACGCCTGGCGCCCTACCTGCTGCTGCCCGAGCAACTGCCGCCCCGCGAGCAGCGGGCTTTTGCCAGCCGCTACCCCGAGCGCCCGTTTACCGACCCCAAAGTCGCTGGGTTTCCGCGCAAGCCGCGCAACCTGCAGCCCTTCGACCTGAACACGGCCGATACCACGCAGCTGATGCAAATCCGGGGCATCGGGCGCAAGCTTTCGGCGCGTGTGGTGGAATACCGTGAGCGGCTGGGTGGCTTCATCAGCCCTGGGCAAGCAGCCGAAATCTACAGCCTGCGCGATGCGCCCGATTTGGTCGACAGCCTGCGCAAATACACTTACGTGGCGCCCAGCTACCAGCCCGCACCCATCGACATCAACAACGGCTCGTTCGAGGAAATCAGCCAGCACCCGTATCTGGGCAAGCGGCTGGCTCGCATAATTGTGGCCTACCGCAACCAGCACGGCCCCTTCCGCTCGCCCGACGACCTGCGCAAAATCCGCATCCTCGACGAGGCCACCTACCAAAAGCTGCTGCCCTACGTGCGCCTGTAG
- a CDS encoding NHL repeat-containing protein, whose translation MSILKADARRWALGALLLLGYGSQAQTATTPPSAPAAVRPPAQPAAKLPTAPAAGLALVRTIALPKPGPASLDRKGNLYVADAQNNLRQFAPDGQPLAVYSPPLPGHTASVEAWNTTKILVFYDDRQELQLLDRFMAPIATARLSELTDNGMVRAVTLAPDDNIWLLNESNLTLNQLGRGQQQRFTISTPLDLLLGRTKPDFRFLREYQNNLYLVDGTSGIWVFDNLGNYRKRLPYPGLSWVGFRGNELYYVQGGQVHFVDLYTAKERLLPLPVPEATQVLVGEQFLYTLSPAGVGVYRL comes from the coding sequence TTGAGCATTTTAAAGGCTGATGCCCGCCGCTGGGCCCTGGGTGCGCTGCTGCTGCTGGGCTACGGCAGCCAGGCCCAAACGGCCACCACGCCGCCCTCGGCGCCGGCGGCCGTGCGCCCACCCGCGCAGCCCGCCGCCAAACTGCCCACCGCTCCCGCAGCGGGCCTGGCGCTGGTGCGCACCATTGCGCTGCCCAAGCCCGGCCCGGCCTCGCTCGACCGCAAAGGCAACCTGTACGTAGCCGACGCGCAAAACAACCTGCGCCAGTTTGCGCCCGATGGCCAGCCGCTGGCCGTGTATTCGCCGCCGCTGCCCGGCCACACGGCGTCGGTTGAGGCCTGGAACACCACCAAAATCCTCGTTTTCTACGACGACCGGCAGGAGCTGCAGCTGCTCGATCGGTTTATGGCGCCCATTGCCACCGCCCGCCTCAGCGAGCTGACCGACAACGGCATGGTGCGCGCCGTAACCCTGGCGCCCGACGACAACATTTGGCTACTGAACGAGAGCAACCTCACGCTTAACCAGCTCGGCCGCGGGCAACAGCAGCGCTTCACCATCAGCACGCCGCTCGATTTGTTGCTGGGCCGCACCAAGCCCGATTTCCGCTTTCTGCGCGAGTACCAGAACAACCTCTACCTCGTCGATGGCACCTCCGGCATTTGGGTGTTCGACAACCTAGGGAACTACCGCAAGCGCCTGCCCTACCCCGGCCTGAGCTGGGTGGGCTTCCGCGGCAACGAGCTGTACTACGTGCAAGGCGGCCAGGTGCATTTCGTGGATTTGTATACCGCCAAAGAACGCCTGCTGCCCCTGCCCGTACCCGAGGCCACGCAGGTGCTCGTGGGGGAGCAATTTCTCTACACGCTCTCGCCCGCCGGCGTGGGCGTGTACCGCTTGTAG
- a CDS encoding UDP-2,3-diacylglucosamine diphosphatase: MTSPLPELAPVLLEPGRRVYFASDFHLGAPSRESSQERERRIVRWLDCAAQDAAAIYLVGDIFDFWFEYRHAIPRGFIRLQGKLAELVDGGIPVTFFTGNHDMWMFGYFTQELGIPVLRHPVSLTIGQHRFHMGHGDGLGPKDYTYKVLKRIFASPVAQWLFARIHPNVGIGIANAWSQRSRISNSAKDDVYLGDDEWLLVYCRELEKQFHHDYYVFGHRHLPLDVAVGPHSRYVNLGEWVNYCTYGVYDGHNLSLEHFKG; the protein is encoded by the coding sequence ATGACCTCGCCTCTGCCTGAGCTGGCCCCCGTGCTGTTGGAGCCCGGCCGCCGGGTATACTTCGCTTCCGATTTTCACCTAGGGGCCCCCAGCCGCGAAAGCTCGCAGGAGCGGGAGCGGCGCATTGTGCGCTGGCTTGATTGCGCCGCGCAGGATGCCGCCGCCATTTACCTCGTCGGCGACATTTTCGATTTCTGGTTTGAGTACCGCCACGCCATTCCGCGCGGCTTTATCCGGTTGCAGGGCAAGCTCGCCGAGCTGGTTGATGGGGGCATTCCGGTTACCTTCTTCACCGGCAACCACGATATGTGGATGTTCGGCTACTTCACGCAGGAGCTGGGCATTCCGGTGCTGCGCCACCCCGTTAGCCTCACCATCGGGCAGCACCGCTTTCACATGGGCCACGGCGACGGGCTCGGGCCGAAAGACTACACCTACAAGGTGCTGAAGCGCATTTTCGCCTCGCCGGTGGCGCAGTGGCTGTTTGCCCGCATTCACCCGAACGTAGGCATCGGCATTGCCAACGCCTGGAGCCAGCGCAGCCGCATCAGCAACTCGGCCAAAGACGACGTGTACCTCGGCGACGACGAGTGGCTGCTGGTGTACTGCCGCGAGCTGGAAAAGCAATTCCACCACGACTACTACGTGTTCGGGCACCGCCACCTGCCGCTCGATGTAGCCGTTGGGCCCCACAGCCGCTACGTGAACCTAGGCGAATGGGTCAATTATTGCACCTACGGCGTTTACGATGGCCACAACCTTTCGCTTGAGCATTTTAAAGGCTGA
- a CDS encoding LutC/YkgG family protein has protein sequence MPESSRDIILRRVREALQQPSPHQPAAPDFSARLFAAAPDDLVVAFAESFVRVGGTFYYCATEDHFFDLLYTHKKERNIEHLFVWEPELKKLLHTAGIVHTADETEFLAHADAGLTSCEALVARTGSVVLGAATASGRRLSIYPDQQLVFARASQVVADIGDALQLLQTKYGADKLPSMISLATGPSRTADIEKTLVLGAHGPRSITLFLLDDLASA, from the coding sequence ATGCCCGAATCCTCCCGCGACATCATTTTGCGGCGGGTGCGCGAAGCCTTGCAGCAGCCCAGCCCGCACCAGCCCGCCGCGCCCGACTTCTCGGCCCGGCTGTTTGCCGCCGCGCCCGATGATCTGGTGGTGGCCTTTGCCGAAAGCTTTGTGCGCGTAGGCGGCACGTTTTACTACTGCGCCACCGAAGACCATTTCTTCGATTTGCTGTACACCCACAAAAAGGAGCGCAACATTGAGCACCTGTTTGTGTGGGAGCCCGAGCTGAAAAAGCTGCTGCACACGGCCGGCATTGTGCACACCGCCGACGAAACGGAGTTTCTGGCCCACGCCGACGCGGGCCTGACTTCGTGCGAGGCCCTGGTGGCCCGCACCGGCTCGGTGGTGCTGGGCGCCGCCACGGCTAGCGGCCGGCGCCTGAGCATTTACCCCGATCAGCAGCTGGTGTTTGCCCGCGCCTCGCAGGTAGTGGCCGATATCGGCGATGCCCTGCAGCTGCTGCAAACCAAATACGGCGCCGATAAGCTGCCTTCCATGATTTCGCTCGCTACGGGCCCGAGCCGCACCGCCGACATCGAGAAGACGTTGGTGCTGGGTGCGCACGGCCCGCGCAGCATTACCTTGTTTTTGCTGGATGACCTCGCCTCTGCCTGA